In Phycisphaerales bacterium, the sequence TTGTGCCCTTCGCCACCGATGTACGCCGAGATCTCCTTGCCGTTGGAGAGGCGGACCTTGGCGATCTTTCGGAGGGCCGAGTTGGGCTTCTTGGGTGTGGTGGTCTTGACGACGAGGCACACGCCACGCTTCATCGGGGCGAGATCGAGTTCACGCACCTTCGACTTGGCGGTCGAGGCGGAGCGTGGCTTGCGGACGAGTTGGTTGATCGTGGGCATGGTCGGTTCTGGCTCAGGCTTCTGTGGATCAGGGACAGATCGATCGGGGCAACCGCCCGGCAACCCGAACACGTCGGGGCAAGCCGGGTAGGGTCGGAATAGTAGCGGTTCC encodes:
- a CDS encoding 30S ribosomal protein S12, whose protein sequence is MPTINQLVRKPRSASTAKSKVRELDLAPMKRGVCLVVKTTTPKKPNSALRKIAKVRLSNGKEISAYIGGEGHNLQEHSIVLVRGGRVRDLPGVRYHIVRGAIDCKGVDGRKQGRSKYGAKRGKAS